In one Musa acuminata AAA Group cultivar baxijiao chromosome BXJ2-5, Cavendish_Baxijiao_AAA, whole genome shotgun sequence genomic region, the following are encoded:
- the LOC103986213 gene encoding L-ascorbate oxidase homolog, producing MAGVAFLVFVSLLGLSAVRAEDPYLFFTWNVTYGTISPLGVPQQAILINGQFPGPNINSTTNNNIVINVFNNLDEPFLFTWNGIQQRKNSWQDGMLGTNCPIPPGTNYTYHFQVKDQIGSFFYFPSVGMHRAAGGFGGLRVNSRLLIPVPFDDPADDYTVLIGDWYTKSHKALAGILDAGRSIGNPTGILMNGSPGKNAAGKDDAPLFAMEAGKTYRYRICNVGLKVSLNFRIQNHLMKLVEMDGSHTVQNDYESLDVHVGQCLSVLVTANQEPKDYYMVASTRFTKYMLTAAGIVRYAGSNVPPSSELPAGPVGWAWSFNQWRSFRWNLTASAARPNPQGSYHYGSINITRTIRLASSVGLVNGKRRFALNGVSHVETETPLKLAEYYGIADKVFKYDSISDEPPAASATITAAPNVLNATFRDYIEIILENPERSIQSFHLDGYSFFAVGMGHGKWTPASRKTYNLLDAVSRHTIQVYPRSWSAIMLTFDNAGMWSLRSELWERHYLGQQLYISVLSPARSLRDEYSIPDNTLLCGDVTTLPKPPPYV from the exons ATGGCCGGCGTTGCGTTCCTCGTGTTCGTCTCTCTGCTCGGCCTCTCGGCGGTCCGCGCCGAGGACCCGTACCTCTTCTTTACATGGAACGTCACCTACGGCACCATCTCACCTCTCGGCGTCCCTCAGCAGGCCATCCTCATCAATGGTCAGTTCCCCGGCCCCAACATCAACTCCACCACCAACAACAACATCGTCATCAACGTCTTCAACAACCTGGATGAGCCGTTCCTCTTCACCTG GAATGGTATCCAGCAGAGGAAGAACTCATGGCAAGATGGCATGCTGGGCACCAACTGCCCCATTCCGCCAGGCACCAACTACACCTATCACTTCCAGGTGAAGGACCAGATCGGAAGCTTCTTCTACTTCCCATCCGTCGGCATGCACCGGGCGGCCGGGGGCTTCGGCGGCCTCCGTGTCAACAGCCGCCTTCTCATCCCCGTCCCCTTTGATGACCCCGCCGACGATTACACGGTCCTCATCGGTGACTGGTACACCAAGAGCCACAAGGCCCTGGCCGGGATCCTCGATGCGGGCCGCAGCATCGGCAACCCTACCGGCATCCTCATGAATGGAAGCCCCGGCAAGAACGCCGCCGGAAAAGACGACGCTCCGCTCTTCGCCATGGAGGCCGGGAAGACCTATCGTTACCGCATCTGCAACGTCGGCCTGAAGGTGTCGCTCAACTTCCGGATTCAGAACCATCTGATGAAGCTGGTCGAGATGGACGGATCGCACACCGTGCAGAACGACTACGAATCCCTCGACGTCCACGTCGGGCAGTGCCTCTCCGTGCTCGTCACCGCCAACCAGGAGCCCAAGGACTACTACATGGTCGCCTCCACGCGCTTCACCAAGTACATGCTCACAGCCGCCGGCATCGTCCGCTACGCCGGCTCCAACGTGCCTCCATCATCCGAACTGCCGGCGGGGCCCGTCGGCTGGGCCTGGTCGTTCAACCAATGGCGGTCCTTCCGATGGAACCTCACCGCCAGTGCCGCCCGACCCAACCCGCAGGGCTCCTACCACTACGGGAGCATCAACATCACCCGAACCATAAGGCTCGCCAGCTCCGTCGGCCTCGTCAACGGAAAGCGCCGCTTCGCCCTCAACGGCGTGTCGCATGTGGAAACCGAGACCCCGCTGAAGCTCGCCGAGTACTACGGCATCGCCGACAAGGTGTTCAAGTACGACTCCATCAGTGACGAACCACCGGCAGCCTCTGCCACCATCACGGCCGCGCCCAACGTCCTCAATGCCACCTTCAGGGACTACATCGAGATCATCCTCGAGAATCCCGAACGGAGCATTCAGTCGTTCCATTTGGACGGCTACTCCTTCTTCGCCGTCGG GATGGGGCACGGAAAGTGGACGCCGGCGAGCCGGAAGACGTACAACCTCCTGGACGCGGTGAGCCGGCACACGATCCAGGTGTATCCGAGGTCATGGTCGGCGATCATGCTGACGTTCGACAACGCGGGGATGTGGAGCCTACGTTCGGAGCTGTGGGAGAGGCACTACCTGGGGCAGCAGCTCTACATCAGCGTGCTGTCGCCGGCGAGGTCCCTGAGGGACGAGTACAGCATTCCGGACAACACACTGCTCTGCGGTGATGTCACCACCCTCCCAAAGCCGCCACCCTACGTCTAA
- the LOC135611909 gene encoding cation/H(+) antiporter 15-like — MPQAWHEKTMDYHWRNASTMPVLCYPTSSTTNFGIWKGENPLDYTIPLFILQLLIIVMTSRVVAILLHPFGQPRYVSEILGGFVLGPTVLGRIPGFLRTLFPYRSLPILEVIAHVGIIYFVFIIGLEIDPTSLQRTGKYAIFAAACVVFPFAVGAISGKLVHTYLAIETNKSSFLTFLGVTFSITSFSVLARTLTEHKLINTNLGLTTLSTAMFIDSWAWILLSMAFSLSSGNLPAIMWTMASGMVFILWSVKVVKPAVLWVSRRKPKGEVVGELSASVILVGVMVWALMADAIGINAVSGAFVYGLMIPYGPLGVALIERVDDFVEGLLLPLFFAICGLRSNLYSVSNVWAAVALAMVALLSAAAKVAACLSVGYLYDMPLNDRFAMGLLMSTKGVIEMVILKIGRDMEVLSEQAYSILVVMSVVITIAVGPLLKLATTSNRGQASYQRRTIMWPDPNSELRMQVCVHNTRNIPSMLGLLEACCPTKRSPVFVFALHLVELTGRASAMLVVHDTTGSASSSDPQHLHKVPLGRSRHMIQALESYAQRAAGVTIQPLTAVSSYSTMHVDVCGVAEDNCVALIVLPFHKQPTVDGDMQVINPAIHSLNQSVLANAPCSVAILVDHGLSGPSRMAVAQHSVHHVAVLFFGGPDDREALALASRMAEHPAVSLTVFRFIPGDDLATRPSMRRYGSNNSDEVLTLEEDEEKEEQFDEAYITEFRLKHVSDETVVYIEKVSNNAEETVAVIRSMEGIHDLYVVGKGGGSSSPLTEGLTEWCECPELGPIGDMLASNDFNANASVLVVQQGMQEEHEVAVGMVGESPWKPR; from the exons ATGCCGCAAGCGTGGCACGAGAAGACCATGGACTATCACTGGAGGAACGCCTCCACCATGCCCGTTCTGTGTTACCCTACCAGCTCGACCACTAACTTCGGCATATGGAAAGGCGAAAACCCCTTGGATTACACGATTCCCCTCTTCATCCTCCAGCTCCTCATCATCGTCATGACGAGCCGTGTCGTCGCCATCCTCCTCCACCCCTTCGGTCAGCCGCGATACGTCTCTGAGATTTTG GGTGGTTTCGTCCTGGGTCCCACGGTGTTGGGTCGGATCCCCGGTTTCCTTCGGACGCTCTTCCCCTACCGGAGCTTGCCGATCCTTGAGGTCATAGCCCATGTCGGCATCATCTACTTCGTCTTCATCATCGGCCTGGAGATCGACCCGACGTCGCTGCAGCGGACAGGAAAGTACGCCATCTTTGCCGCGGCGTGCGTGGTGTTCCCCTTCGCAGTGGGTGCCATCTCCGGCAAACTCGTCCACACCTACCTCGCGATAGAGACCAACAAGTCCTCCTTCCTCACCTTCCTCGGCGTCACCTTCTCCATCACCTCCTTCTCCGTGCTGGCGCGAACCCTCACCGAGCACAAGCTTATCAACACCAACCTCGGCCTTACCACGCTGTCGACCGCCATGTTCATCGATAGCTGGGCGTGGATCCTCCTCTCGATGGCCTTCTCCTTGTCCAGCGGCAATCTGCCTGCGATAATGTGGACGATGGCCTCCGGTATGGTGTTCATTTTATGGAGCGTGAAGGTGGTGAAGCCGGCGGTGCTGTGGGTGTCGCGGAGGAAGCCGAAGGGGGAGGTGGTCGGGGAGCTGTCGGCGTCCGTGATACTGGTTGGGGTGATGGTGTGGGCGCTGATGGCGGACGCCATCGGCATAAACGCCGTCTCGGGGGCGTTCGTGTACGGGCTGATGATACCGTACGGGCCTCTGGGGGTGGCGCTCATCGAGCGGGTCGATGACTTCGTGGAGGGCCTGTTGCTGCCGCTGTTCTTCGCCATCTGCGGCCTGCGGTCGAACCTCTACTCGGTGAGCAACGTCTGGGCGGCGGTggcgctggcgatggtggcgctgCTGTCTGCTGCAGCCAAAGTGGCAGCTTGCCTGTCGGTGGGATATTTGTACGACATGCCGCTGAACGATCGGTTCGCCATGGGCCTGTTGATGAGCACCAAGGGGGTCATCGAGATGGTCATCCTCAAAATCGGGAGGGATATGGAG GTTCTGAGTGAGCAGGCATATTCCATCTTGGTGGTCATGTCGGTGGTGATAACGATAGCAGTAGGGCCCTTACTGAAGCTAGCGACGACGAGCAACCGCGGCCAAGCCTCGTACCAGCGCCGGACGATCATGTGGCCGGACCCTAACTCGGAGCTCCGGATGCAGGTGTGCGTCCACAACACCCGCAACATCCCCTCCATGCTCGGCCTCCTTGAGGCCTGCTGCCCCACGAAGCGCTCCCCCGTCTTCGTCTTCGCCCTGCACCTCGTGGAGCTCACCGGCCGTGCCTCCGCCATGCTGGTCGTCCACGACACCACCGGCTCGGCCTCCTCCTCCGATCCCCAGCACCTCCACAAGGTCCCCCTGGGTCGGTCCCGACACATGATCCAGGCCTTGGAATCCTACGCGCAGCGTGCCGCCGGCGTAACAATTCAGCCCCTCACCGCCGTCTCCTCGTACTCCACCATGCACGTGGACGTGTGCGGGGTCGCCGAGGACAACTGCGTCGCCCTCATCGTCCTGCCCTTCCACAAGCAGCCGACGGTCGACGGCGACATGCAGGTCATCAACCCCGCCATCCACTCTCTCAACCAGAGCGTCTTGGCCAACGCACCTTGCTCCGTGGCCATCCTCGTCGACCACGGCCTCAGCGGACCCAGCAGGATGGCCGTCGCCCAGCACTCTGTCCACCACGTCGCCGTGCTATTCTTCGGCGGCCCCGACGACAGAGAGGCTTTGGCACTCGCCTCCCGGATGGCGGAGCACCCGGCCGTCAGCCTTACGGTGTTCCGGTTCATTCCGGGTGATGACTTAGCGACGCGCCCTTCCATGCGACGTTACGGCTCGAACAACTCCGACGAGGTACTCACATTGGAGGAAGACGAGGAGAAGGAGGAGCAATTCGACGAGGCATACATCACGGAGTTCCGGCTGAAGCACGTGAGCGACGAGACGGTGGTGTACATCGAGAAGGTCTCCAACAACGCCGAGGAGACGGTGGCGGTGATTCGGTCCATGGAGGGCATCCATGACCTGTACGTGGTGGGCAAAGGCGGGGGTTCTTCGTCTCCTCTGACGGAAGGACTGACGGAGTGGTGCGAGTGCCCGGAGCTGGGGCCAATCGGGGACATGTTGGCGTCGAACGACTTCAACGCCAACGCATCGGTGCTGGTGGTGCAGCAGGGCATGCAGGAGGAGCATGAGGTGGCGGTGGGGATGGTGGGAGAAAGCCCATGGAAGCCGAGATGA